One genomic window of Limnothrix sp. FACHB-406 includes the following:
- a CDS encoding nucleotidyltransferase family protein, with product MTPDTQAQPLTAKTVLATLRQLFPTLQQQYNIKKLGLFGSYSRNQATAESDIDLLIELDSDITFGLITFCHIENTLSEKLGKKVDLVISENLKPSLKQNILDDVIYL from the coding sequence ATGACCCCAGACACCCAAGCCCAACCCCTCACCGCCAAAACCGTCCTTGCAACCCTGCGCCAACTTTTCCCAACGCTTCAACAACAATACAACATCAAAAAACTCGGACTCTTTGGTTCCTACAGCCGCAACCAAGCCACCGCAGAAAGCGACATTGATCTACTTATCGAACTTGATTCCGACATCACCTTCGGTCTCATCACCTTTTGCCACATCGAAAATACCCTAAGCGAAAAACTCGGCAAAAAAGTTGATCTCGTGATTTCTGAAAACCTCAAACCCAGCCTGAAGCAAAATATCTTAGACGACGTGATTTATCTATGA
- a CDS encoding DUF86 domain-containing protein, which translates to MISSIDLTQEFIAGLTFKTFEDDQKTIFAVSRAIEIIGEASKQIPKEICEQYPAIPWKAIAGMRDKMIHHYFGVNLKILWNTVNNDLPVLKPELLKILNNLKD; encoded by the coding sequence ATGATTTCCTCGATCGACCTTACTCAGGAATTTATAGCCGGTCTAACCTTTAAAACATTTGAGGATGATCAGAAGACCATTTTTGCCGTAAGTCGAGCCATTGAAATCATTGGTGAAGCCTCCAAACAGATTCCAAAAGAGATTTGCGAACAATATCCAGCGATTCCATGGAAAGCGATCGCAGGCATGAGAGACAAAATGATTCATCACTACTTTGGTGTGAACTTAAAAATACTCTGGAATACTGTTAATAATGATCTACCAGTCCTCAAACCAGAATTACTCAAAATCCTCAACAACCTAAAAGACTAG
- a CDS encoding nucleotidyltransferase family protein: MLNEPKPTTLTAETVLATLRQQPNLFEQYNIKTLALFGSTARNQATEHSDLDFLVEFAGDPTLNLYMSLKFFLEDLFQKKIDLVIQEDIKPQIKESIIQKAIYVTQPQTVSSGYSQ; encoded by the coding sequence ATGCTCAATGAACCAAAGCCAACAACCCTCACCGCTGAAACCGTCCTTGCAACCCTGCGCCAACAACCGAATCTCTTTGAGCAATACAACATCAAAACCTTGGCCCTCTTTGGTTCCACCGCCCGCAACCAAGCCACCGAGCACAGCGACCTCGATTTCTTGGTTGAATTTGCTGGCGATCCAACCTTGAATTTGTATATGAGTCTGAAATTTTTTCTCGAGGACTTATTTCAGAAAAAAATAGACTTAGTAATCCAAGAAGATATTAAACCCCAGATCAAAGAAAGCATTATCCAAAAGGCGATCTATGTCACGCAACCTCAAACTGTATCTAGTGGATATTCTCAATAG
- a CDS encoding DUF86 domain-containing protein has protein sequence MDILNSIDNIQSDTTNISYEEFVQDRRTKDAVILNLLIIGEATKQIPQDIRDQHPEIQWKQIAGMRDMIAHAYFSINNKIVWNIIENDLDFLKTCIKNIQSNEEDR, from the coding sequence GTGGATATTCTCAATAGCATTGACAACATTCAAAGCGATACTACAAACATAAGCTATGAGGAATTTGTACAAGATCGACGGACAAAAGATGCAGTGATTCTCAACCTGCTCATTATCGGAGAAGCAACAAAACAAATTCCGCAAGACATTCGTGATCAACATCCAGAAATTCAATGGAAACAAATTGCAGGCATGAGAGATATGATCGCCCACGCCTATTTCAGTATCAACAATAAAATTGTCTGGAATATTATCGAAAATGATCTAGATTTTCTAAAAACCTGTATCAAAAATATTCAAAGTAATGAAGAAGACCGTTGA